One window of Alteriqipengyuania lutimaris genomic DNA carries:
- a CDS encoding extracellular catalytic domain type 1 short-chain-length polyhydroxyalkanoate depolymerase produces MSNPLNASMSEVLALTRAGRLRQATYLIQRNLSFRNAPVTASETSVDEIGDTIALPAPAARSATEAGSRRHASATPDPASFDRRTLRNAAGSLDYLLYRPSGLNDPAPLVVMLHGCTQSAEDFSRGTRMNALADELGFIVAYPEQPRSANVQKCWNWFRPGDQGKASGEPAVIAAITREIIAAEGVDPDRVYVAGLSAGGAAAAIMASAFPDLYAAAGIHSGVACGAAKDLPSALAAMRGSGAVRQQSSSQKYVPIITFHGDRDSTVHPVNSERIHAAWDAAPAMSGLERSVTKGSAPSGGSYRKTAMLAADGRSMSESWLLEGAGHAWSGGSAAGSYTAQDGPDASREMLRFFFQHRLG; encoded by the coding sequence ATGTCCAATCCCCTGAACGCTAGCATGTCGGAGGTTCTCGCCCTGACGCGGGCGGGCAGGCTCCGGCAGGCGACCTATCTTATCCAGCGCAATCTGAGCTTCAGGAACGCCCCGGTCACCGCTAGCGAGACCTCGGTCGACGAGATCGGCGATACCATCGCCTTGCCCGCTCCCGCTGCCAGGTCAGCAACCGAAGCCGGCAGTCGAAGACACGCGTCGGCCACCCCCGACCCTGCAAGCTTCGATCGGCGCACATTGCGCAATGCTGCCGGCTCCCTCGACTATCTGCTCTACAGGCCGAGCGGCCTGAACGATCCTGCTCCGCTCGTGGTCATGCTGCATGGCTGCACGCAATCTGCGGAGGATTTCTCGCGCGGAACGCGGATGAACGCGCTTGCGGACGAACTGGGATTCATTGTCGCTTATCCCGAGCAACCGAGGTCGGCGAATGTCCAAAAGTGCTGGAACTGGTTCCGGCCTGGCGATCAGGGGAAGGCCTCGGGCGAACCGGCGGTCATCGCTGCGATCACCCGCGAGATCATCGCAGCCGAAGGCGTCGACCCCGATCGCGTCTATGTTGCCGGGCTCTCCGCAGGCGGAGCTGCGGCCGCGATCATGGCGAGCGCTTTCCCCGACCTCTATGCCGCGGCCGGTATCCACTCCGGGGTCGCCTGCGGGGCGGCGAAGGACTTGCCGAGTGCGCTCGCGGCAATGCGTGGGAGCGGCGCGGTGCGCCAGCAGTCCTCTTCCCAGAAATATGTTCCGATCATCACCTTCCACGGCGATCGCGACAGCACGGTCCACCCGGTCAACAGCGAACGCATTCACGCGGCCTGGGATGCAGCTCCCGCGATGTCCGGTCTGGAGCGTAGTGTTACCAAAGGATCTGCGCCGTCTGGCGGCTCATATCGCAAGACCGCAATGCTCGCCGCCGACGGGCGCAGCATGTCGGAAAGCTGGTTGCTTGAAGGTGCCGGGCACGCATGGTCCGGCGGATCGGCCGCCGGGTCCTACACTGCACAAGACGGCCCCGATGCATCGCGGGAAATGCTTCGGTTCTTTTTCCAGCATCGGCTGGGGTGA
- a CDS encoding cold-shock protein — MTHYGKIKSYDSSSGTGSITPEKGGDALRFKKADLQQEGQMPKVDDRFSYETSEVDGGKKSAVNLQHQQGDGQSQKEQASAQQG; from the coding sequence ATGACACATTACGGCAAGATCAAGAGCTACGACAGCAGCTCGGGCACCGGCTCCATCACCCCTGAAAAGGGTGGCGACGCGCTCCGCTTCAAGAAGGCGGACCTCCAGCAGGAAGGCCAGATGCCGAAGGTCGACGATCGTTTCAGCTACGAAACCAGCGAAGTCGACGGCGGCAAGAAGAGCGCCGTGAACCTGCAGCACCAGCAGGGCGACGGACAGAGCCAGAAGGAACAGGCCAGCGCCCAGCAGGGCTGA
- a CDS encoding DUF2061 domain-containing protein, which produces MKRRHSSRSDRGASAQVVREPTQKPFFGPESPKLDPPERPNIKPWRSVAKAISWRAVGTIDTLILSYLLITYLGPMFGAPVAQADALETASYIAITEVATKLVLYFLHERAWSLTGWGIVFRKDRHRETIRRTSIKTGLWRLIASLDTFALAWFFTGSAATAASIGGLEIFTKLVLYFFHERVWARLPFGLADQRAESTA; this is translated from the coding sequence GTGAAGCGCCGTCACTCCAGCAGAAGTGACCGCGGGGCATCGGCTCAAGTAGTGAGAGAACCTACGCAGAAGCCCTTCTTCGGGCCGGAATCGCCGAAGCTCGATCCGCCGGAGAGGCCGAACATCAAGCCCTGGCGCTCGGTCGCCAAGGCCATATCATGGCGGGCCGTCGGCACGATCGACACGCTCATCCTGTCCTATCTTCTCATCACGTATCTGGGGCCGATGTTCGGGGCGCCGGTCGCTCAGGCCGATGCCCTCGAGACGGCGAGCTATATTGCGATCACAGAGGTTGCGACGAAGCTTGTCCTCTATTTCCTGCACGAGCGTGCATGGTCGCTCACCGGATGGGGCATAGTGTTTCGCAAGGATCGGCACCGCGAAACCATTCGCCGAACGAGCATCAAGACAGGGCTATGGCGCCTGATCGCATCGCTCGACACCTTCGCTCTGGCGTGGTTCTTCACCGGGAGCGCAGCGACAGCCGCTTCCATTGGCGGCCTGGAAATTTTCACCAAGCTGGTGCTGTATTTCTTCCACGAGCGGGTCTGGGCGCGCCTGCCATTCGGGCTTGCAGATCAGCGCGCTGAAAGCACCGCATAG
- a CDS encoding sensor histidine kinase produces MTPPPTQASDPVTSLADAMVVNSNTPLIMLDEDLTVIAASLSFCRAFGLDCAVLTGSSILEMGDGEWDVAHLKSLLRATGSGGATIDDYEMVLPAAKERSERSLKLSAHRLEYPGSQNIRLLLTVIDTTEAKTAKREMEDLVANNMMLMQELQHRVANSLQIIASVLMQSARRVSNDETRSHLQMAQNRVLSIATIQKQLSQSGADDVELRPYLEQLCESIGISMIADPEILTIEVDVVEGSVSSSKSVSFGLIVTELVINALKHAYPVDQGGIIRVSYVTDGNAWTLEVEDDGVGMPLDDRPAAVAGLGTNIVEALARQLQARVSITDADPGTRITIQHEDAENPEVEPMPTVAAL; encoded by the coding sequence ATGACCCCGCCACCAACCCAAGCTTCCGACCCGGTAACCAGTCTTGCCGATGCAATGGTCGTGAACTCGAACACGCCCTTGATCATGCTCGACGAAGATCTCACCGTGATCGCGGCGAGCCTCTCCTTCTGCCGCGCCTTTGGTCTCGACTGCGCGGTGCTGACGGGCAGTTCCATCCTCGAAATGGGCGATGGCGAGTGGGACGTCGCGCACCTGAAATCGCTCTTGCGAGCGACCGGTTCGGGCGGCGCGACTATCGATGACTACGAGATGGTGCTGCCCGCGGCAAAGGAGCGCTCGGAACGTTCGCTCAAGCTCTCGGCTCACAGGCTCGAATATCCTGGGTCGCAAAACATCCGTCTTCTTCTGACGGTAATCGACACGACCGAAGCCAAGACAGCCAAGAGGGAGATGGAGGACCTGGTCGCCAATAACATGATGCTGATGCAGGAACTTCAGCATCGCGTGGCCAACAGCCTTCAGATCATCGCTTCGGTGCTGATGCAATCCGCCCGGCGGGTCAGCAATGACGAGACGCGGAGCCACCTACAGATGGCACAGAACCGTGTTCTCTCGATCGCCACGATCCAGAAGCAGCTGTCGCAATCGGGCGCGGACGATGTCGAACTGCGCCCCTATCTCGAACAGCTTTGCGAAAGCATCGGAATTTCGATGATCGCGGATCCCGAGATATTAACGATCGAAGTCGATGTCGTGGAAGGCAGCGTAAGCTCATCCAAGTCCGTGAGCTTTGGGCTGATCGTCACCGAACTGGTGATCAACGCTCTCAAGCACGCCTACCCTGTCGATCAAGGCGGAATAATACGGGTTTCCTACGTGACCGATGGCAACGCGTGGACGCTGGAAGTCGAGGATGATGGTGTTGGCATGCCGCTCGATGACAGACCTGCGGCTGTCGCAGGTCTAGGGACCAACATCGTCGAAGCACTGGCACGGCAGTTGCAGGCCAGGGTTTCCATAACGGACGCCGACCCCGGAACGCGTATAACAATCCAGCACGAAGACGCGGAAAACCCGGAAGTCGAGCCGATGCCCACGGTAGCAGCCCTCTAG
- a CDS encoding helix-turn-helix transcriptional regulator, translated as MRILSKRQLKELVLYSPQNIARLEKSGQFPKWVNRGPCRVGWIGDEVLDWLQQRLDRREAPSRHSS; from the coding sequence ATGAGGATATTGTCAAAGCGTCAGCTCAAGGAGTTGGTTCTGTACTCGCCGCAAAACATCGCACGACTGGAAAAGTCCGGGCAATTTCCCAAGTGGGTAAACCGTGGTCCTTGCCGAGTGGGGTGGATTGGGGACGAAGTGCTCGACTGGCTCCAGCAACGACTGGATCGCCGAGAAGCACCTAGCCGACACTCCTCTTGA
- a CDS encoding DUF6615 family protein: MSTLTAEQACLLSLARMVWSKRAAAKAAGLSFNEETVTETLLLDLESEYPGSVQVVAFNKTQEAKTGADWLWSFVSADGNRSLTMLVQAKRLEDAEENYPGIKRNIGRRPPPVRQIDQLIATATAQGVPALYAFYNHVGQASRVPKTCRSLVSGDPDHVHGFGVSLADAHLVQAALPDETFDTHRSHSIPLHCLLCSEGSGARPGGGTPEMAARSIARLRDPIERDRPDGGALGLRDGLHPLVELALGFADRRADDGEFAGIEKFSGIDGVLVLRDAKPTEQ; the protein is encoded by the coding sequence ATGAGCACCCTAACCGCAGAGCAGGCCTGCCTGCTGTCGCTTGCGCGTATGGTGTGGTCCAAGCGCGCTGCCGCCAAGGCCGCTGGCCTTTCGTTCAATGAGGAGACTGTTACCGAGACGCTTCTGCTTGATCTCGAGTCCGAGTATCCCGGCAGTGTGCAAGTTGTGGCCTTTAACAAGACGCAGGAAGCCAAAACCGGAGCCGACTGGTTGTGGTCTTTTGTTAGCGCCGATGGCAACCGGTCGCTCACGATGCTTGTCCAAGCGAAACGGCTCGAGGATGCAGAAGAGAATTACCCTGGAATCAAACGCAATATCGGTAGGCGCCCTCCGCCTGTCCGCCAGATTGACCAGCTAATCGCAACGGCAACGGCGCAGGGGGTGCCAGCGCTCTATGCTTTCTACAACCATGTCGGCCAAGCGAGCCGCGTCCCTAAAACCTGCAGGTCGCTTGTGTCGGGAGATCCCGACCATGTCCACGGGTTCGGCGTCAGTCTGGCTGATGCACATTTGGTTCAAGCGGCACTGCCCGATGAGACCTTCGACACACATCGGTCTCATTCAATACCGCTGCATTGTCTGTTGTGCAGCGAGGGAAGCGGAGCACGCCCGGGCGGTGGAACGCCGGAGATGGCCGCACGTAGTATCGCGCGCCTGCGCGATCCGATCGAGCGCGATCGTCCCGATGGCGGTGCTCTAGGTTTGCGGGATGGTCTGCATCCGCTCGTAGAACTCGCGCTCGGCTTTGCTGATCGACGTGCCGATGACGGCGAGTTTGCTGGGATCGAGAAATTCTCAGGCATCGATGGAGTTCTTGTCCTGCGCGACGCGAAGCCAACAGAGCAGTGA
- a CDS encoding HNH endonuclease, which translates to MSLIITKPVMWNREGYRRPSGVKVNTGFPREHGFGHEEWNGSDALTFREGGANYRIFHTEGVGNAPVDEAAGRTVVFMYASHHGVQELVGIAGSATCLAEDPSQRSTLAQRLRLDRLGKEAWSVPLVQQLHEFNREAFNEVWQRNLAWIPTWRCPADSFLWLSEPSPINAQKVRGTSKLLTMFGRHTEIGVAEALRMMDVVPEGSRSKSWHRIRSHIESSGEDSGARDLSAIRRRADLSKTMKQRLVDARLGQGRFRRDVETFWGEACAVSGCTVRQALRASHILPWKHGTDKQRLDGENGLLLTAELDALFDNGLISFCDDASMIIADGIGRADRALLQVPRPLRRKPSPGQRTYLADHRRRWGFEA; encoded by the coding sequence ATGAGCCTAATCATCACAAAGCCGGTTATGTGGAACAGGGAGGGCTATCGGCGACCTTCAGGCGTCAAGGTGAACACTGGTTTTCCTCGTGAGCACGGCTTTGGTCATGAGGAGTGGAATGGGTCAGATGCCCTTACCTTCCGTGAGGGTGGCGCGAACTACCGGATTTTTCATACCGAAGGGGTCGGCAACGCCCCGGTCGACGAGGCTGCCGGCCGGACAGTTGTTTTCATGTACGCTTCTCATCATGGCGTGCAGGAACTCGTAGGGATTGCCGGGAGCGCGACCTGTTTGGCAGAAGATCCTTCGCAGCGGTCAACACTTGCCCAGCGTCTCCGTCTTGATCGTCTCGGCAAGGAAGCCTGGTCCGTTCCCCTCGTGCAGCAGTTGCACGAATTTAACCGCGAAGCATTTAATGAGGTGTGGCAGAGGAATCTCGCCTGGATCCCGACTTGGCGATGCCCCGCGGATTCCTTCTTATGGCTAAGTGAGCCATCTCCGATCAACGCGCAGAAAGTTCGCGGAACGAGCAAGCTGTTAACCATGTTCGGACGCCATACCGAGATCGGCGTAGCTGAGGCGCTAAGAATGATGGATGTTGTACCAGAAGGTTCGAGAAGCAAATCCTGGCATCGCATTCGCAGTCATATTGAGAGCTCAGGAGAAGATAGTGGAGCACGAGACCTTTCGGCGATCCGTCGTCGTGCGGACCTCAGCAAAACTATGAAGCAACGCTTAGTTGACGCCCGTTTGGGCCAGGGACGTTTCCGCAGAGATGTCGAAACGTTTTGGGGGGAGGCTTGCGCTGTTTCGGGATGCACCGTTCGTCAAGCTCTTCGCGCATCACATATCCTTCCTTGGAAGCACGGGACTGACAAGCAGCGGCTGGACGGAGAAAACGGCCTACTCCTGACCGCCGAGTTGGATGCGCTATTCGATAATGGCTTAATTTCGTTTTGCGACGACGCATCGATGATTATTGCGGACGGGATAGGAAGAGCTGATCGCGCATTGCTCCAGGTGCCACGCCCGCTCCGTCGGAAACCAAGCCCAGGGCAGCGCACCTACTTGGCTGACCATCGTCGACGATGGGGTTTCGAGGCCTGA
- a CDS encoding HNH endonuclease, producing the protein MDEITLYKLAPTDDRLIDAVLEFDRIAETASAVILHSRSGGPPRNSEYPEALGRIVAKLVEQNRISAVLIDSSRHAALPRAQRLLFAGEDLADMSAGDAAGAIRQALLKFGQASDTKGGNSTKRVRIETTFPLHSLITSLHVHKVGSRRVETPSNKPVSRKETQQLLGSVPHTEEEVACVENEVRMVAHFRTERSRSSHLPKKKREAVRASNGGRLRCESESCAVDWYTVFPKHIADSVFEVHHRVPLSSDENPVINTIADLQVLCACCHRAEHRKLASL; encoded by the coding sequence ATGGATGAAATCACTCTCTATAAACTCGCACCGACCGATGATCGCTTGATCGATGCTGTTCTTGAATTCGACCGCATTGCGGAGACGGCCTCCGCGGTCATACTTCATAGCCGAAGCGGAGGCCCCCCGCGCAACAGCGAGTATCCTGAGGCACTCGGCCGCATCGTTGCGAAACTCGTCGAGCAAAATCGGATATCGGCGGTTCTTATTGACAGTTCGAGGCATGCCGCATTGCCGCGGGCGCAGCGCCTGCTTTTTGCCGGAGAAGATCTAGCGGATATGTCCGCGGGCGACGCGGCCGGTGCCATCCGCCAGGCTCTACTCAAATTTGGACAGGCAAGCGACACGAAGGGCGGAAATTCGACGAAACGTGTCCGCATCGAAACCACCTTTCCTCTCCACTCTCTGATCACTTCGCTGCATGTTCACAAGGTCGGTTCTCGTCGCGTGGAGACCCCTTCGAACAAGCCAGTTTCGCGCAAAGAGACGCAGCAACTTCTTGGTAGCGTCCCCCACACCGAAGAAGAGGTCGCCTGCGTTGAAAACGAAGTCCGCATGGTCGCGCACTTTCGAACTGAGCGATCCCGCTCTTCTCACCTGCCCAAGAAAAAGCGCGAGGCCGTTCGCGCATCTAATGGCGGAAGGCTTCGGTGTGAAAGTGAAAGCTGCGCGGTCGATTGGTACACGGTATTTCCGAAGCACATCGCAGATAGCGTGTTCGAAGTTCACCATCGTGTTCCGTTGTCCAGCGATGAGAACCCCGTCATCAATACGATCGCGGATCTGCAAGTCCTTTGCGCTTGCTGCCACCGCGCCGAACACCGAAAGCTTGCTTCGCTTTGA
- a CDS encoding UvrD-helicase domain-containing protein, whose protein sequence is MKAAPAQASERVLAEHTAMLLAALIHADGTVDGDEVALARQACEEFGVPLDLLDAALGTAMHDPMESFTATLLRVEHPADRERLASILFEIASVDEKLDDREVRMLRAMQQAWGVTVSFLNKPIEWDEDQLRVIEADRSARLLVSAGPGMGKTAVACSRVAHLIENEDVADTNVWLVSFTRSAIAELKGRIGDFAEDPSNVFAVKISTIDSQAWKIRYGFSPEEVEKLFGGFETGIDAAAELIDERMEDFRDIFGDLEHLIVDEAQDITGGRARFLLKLIELLPTDCGITVFHDPAQAIYDYAAGEELFRFTDGFAALLGDDLQQRPLKKIYRTNEAPLLKLYEDLRLDILGNADVGADSFKSKAELVKSAAVSQQRGFNHDALDGYDDALVLFRKRIEVAQASAFMAGGGHPHRLRMSGMGRFALPWLALVLGSTEGRELERSEFDERWAQARDRCPALLFGEDTEGNSADARWERLNRYAAMRGGRIDLFKLRGRLAGAPPDELMAPEFGHAGPILGTIHASKGREADHVFLQINDSWGARHGADETDLSEEARVLFVGATRAKRSLAVQGGFAMKFASSTESGRCYRKGRKGKNGYQFQIGLQGDFDPYSPLALAKSSDELLGMDLPLRCRARLEPGSWLWRVETDAGVPLGTLGKRVTHDLYEISKKHHGSGRRLYDRIDNIFLMGFGSTAAAPGDDRLAGAKRKGGASGFWLVPQICGLPMVYV, encoded by the coding sequence ATGAAGGCCGCGCCTGCCCAGGCTTCGGAGCGGGTCCTCGCCGAGCACACAGCGATGCTGCTTGCCGCTCTCATCCATGCCGACGGCACGGTCGACGGCGACGAGGTCGCACTGGCGCGACAGGCGTGCGAGGAATTCGGCGTGCCGCTGGATCTGCTTGATGCAGCGCTCGGTACAGCGATGCATGATCCCATGGAAAGCTTCACCGCAACGCTACTGCGGGTCGAGCATCCTGCGGACCGCGAGCGCTTGGCGTCGATCCTCTTCGAAATCGCATCGGTCGACGAAAAGCTGGATGACCGTGAAGTCCGCATGCTGCGCGCAATGCAGCAGGCCTGGGGCGTCACGGTTTCTTTCCTCAACAAACCGATTGAATGGGACGAGGATCAGCTGCGCGTGATCGAGGCCGACCGCTCGGCGCGGCTGCTCGTCTCGGCGGGGCCCGGCATGGGAAAGACGGCGGTCGCCTGTTCGCGCGTGGCGCATCTCATCGAAAACGAAGATGTCGCTGATACCAATGTTTGGCTGGTTAGCTTCACGCGTTCGGCCATTGCTGAACTCAAGGGGCGGATCGGCGATTTTGCCGAAGATCCGAGCAACGTCTTCGCAGTCAAGATATCGACGATCGACTCGCAGGCATGGAAGATCCGTTACGGCTTTTCGCCTGAGGAAGTGGAAAAGCTTTTCGGCGGCTTCGAAACCGGGATCGATGCAGCGGCTGAGCTCATCGACGAGCGCATGGAGGACTTTCGCGACATCTTCGGCGATCTTGAGCATCTTATCGTGGACGAGGCGCAGGACATCACCGGCGGCCGTGCGCGCTTCCTGCTCAAGCTTATCGAGCTCCTACCTACAGACTGCGGCATTACCGTTTTCCATGACCCCGCGCAGGCGATCTATGACTATGCCGCGGGCGAGGAGCTGTTCCGCTTTACCGACGGCTTTGCGGCGCTGCTCGGCGATGATCTGCAGCAGCGACCGCTGAAGAAAATCTACCGCACGAACGAGGCTCCGCTGCTCAAGCTCTACGAGGACCTGCGGCTCGACATTTTGGGCAATGCAGATGTCGGGGCGGATTCGTTCAAATCGAAGGCTGAGCTGGTCAAATCGGCGGCCGTCTCGCAACAGCGGGGCTTCAATCACGATGCGCTCGACGGCTACGACGATGCCTTGGTATTGTTCCGCAAGCGGATTGAAGTGGCCCAGGCCTCGGCGTTTATGGCCGGCGGGGGACACCCTCACCGGCTCCGGATGTCGGGCATGGGCCGCTTTGCGCTGCCTTGGCTTGCGCTGGTTCTGGGATCAACCGAGGGCCGAGAACTGGAACGCTCGGAATTCGACGAGCGCTGGGCGCAGGCACGCGACCGTTGCCCTGCGCTGCTGTTCGGAGAGGATACCGAAGGCAACTCGGCCGATGCGCGGTGGGAAAGGCTCAACCGCTATGCAGCGATGCGCGGCGGCAGGATCGATCTCTTCAAGCTTCGGGGCCGGCTCGCAGGCGCTCCGCCGGACGAATTAATGGCGCCCGAGTTCGGTCATGCAGGACCGATCCTGGGGACCATCCATGCGTCAAAGGGCCGCGAAGCCGATCATGTCTTCCTCCAGATAAACGACAGCTGGGGCGCGCGGCACGGCGCCGACGAAACGGATCTGTCCGAAGAAGCGCGGGTACTGTTTGTGGGTGCGACCCGCGCAAAGCGCAGTCTTGCGGTACAGGGCGGATTTGCGATGAAGTTTGCCAGCAGCACCGAGAGCGGCCGCTGCTACCGCAAGGGCCGCAAGGGCAAGAACGGATATCAGTTCCAGATCGGTCTTCAGGGCGACTTCGATCCCTATTCGCCGCTCGCGCTGGCAAAGTCTTCGGACGAACTTCTGGGTATGGACCTTCCGCTGCGGTGCAGAGCGCGGCTCGAACCGGGCTCGTGGCTGTGGCGCGTGGAAACCGATGCCGGCGTTCCGTTGGGCACTTTGGGCAAGCGGGTGACGCATGATCTCTATGAGATATCGAAGAAGCATCACGGTTCGGGTCGGCGGCTCTACGATCGGATCGATAACATTTTTCTGATGGGCTTCGGGTCGACGGCGGCCGCTCCGGGCGACGACCGGCTGGCCGGTGCCAAGCGCAAAGGCGGAGCCAGCGGTTTCTGGCTGGTGCCCCAGATATGCGGTCTGCCGATGGTTTACGTATGA